Within the Coraliomargarita parva genome, the region GGGCTTTACCGGGGCCTGGCAGGCCCAAAAGCGACGCAAATACCCGCCCAGGGCACTCGCCCTGCAGGGGGCGGACTGGGGCGACCTAGCCGTGATCAAGCCGCTACGAAGACAGGTGTTCAGTTAGAGGCTAGGCCGTTTCCTGCATGCTCTTTGGTGTTTTATCTAACACAATCCTGTAATCGCTGCTTTACTCCGAGTGGGACTGGCTTCTATTACGGAGTCGCATGGTGGAAGAGAATACAGTGACGGAAACTGAAGTTGCTGAGCTGATCGAGAAAGGGCAGCTCAAGGCGCTATCCGAGCGTCTTTGTAACTGGGCGGATCCTGAGGTTGCGGATTTGATTCTGAGCCTCGACAAACCGCATCAGATCCTGGTGTACCGTGCCTTGCCGCGCCAGCGCGCGGCGGACGTCTTTTCCCACTTCGAACCGGAATACCAGGATGAGATCCTCGATGCGCTGACCGATTCGGACACCCGTCACCTTCTGGCCAACCTCAGTCCGGACGACCGGACCGCTATGTTAGAGGAGCTGCCTGCCACCGTGACTCGGCGCCTGATGCAACTCCTCAGCCCGGAGGACTTGACGGAATCCCGCCAACTGCTCGGCTATCCGGAAAACAGTGTCGGCCGGATGATGACGCCGGATTATATCCGCTTGCGTGCCGAGTGGACCTGTGAGCATGCCCTGGCCCATATTCGCAAGTTCGGTCGGGACAGCGAGATTCTCAACATCCTGTATGTGACGGACGGCAACGGGAAACTGATTGATATCGTGCGCATGCGACGCCTGATCATGGCTCCGCCGGAACGGGTGATCCGTGACATGCTGAATTTCAATTTCGTCAGTTTGTCGGCCTTTGACGACCAGGAAGTCGCTGTTGAAATGATTCAGCGCTATGACGTGAATGCCTTGCCAGTGGTTGATTCCGAAGGGGTGCTTCTTGGGATTGTGACGGTCGACGATATTTTCGACGTGGCCGAGGAAGAGGCGACGGAAGACATCCAGAAGGGCGCTGCGGTGGCGCCTCTTGACATGAACTACACGGCGGCCGCGCCGTCCTTCCTTTTCCGCAAGCGGATCGGCTGGCTGGTCATCCTTATTTTTGTGAACCTGCTCTCGGCGGGGATCATCGCGAAGTACCAGGACTATCTGGTCAATTATATCGTGCTCGCTTTTTTCATGCCACTGTTGATCGCCAGTGGGGGAAATACGGGCGCGCAGTCGGCCACCCTGATGGTACGTGCGATCGCCACGGGAGACCTGAAGCTGGAGAAGTGGTACCGTGCGGTGGCCAAAGAGATCCTTGTCGGCTTGATGCTGGGAGGCGTGATGGGGGTGCTGTCCTGGTTGCTCGGCATCTACCGGAGCGGGGTGGAGATCGCGATGATCGTTTCGATCAGCATGGTGGCCATTGTCATGGTAGCGAACCTGATCGGTGTCCTGCTTCCCTTTACCCTGACCAAGCTTAAGCTCGACCCCGCAGTGGCCAGCAGTCCGTTGATTACTTCGATGATGGATGCCGTTGGCTTGACCATCTATTTCACAGTTGCGGTTTCCATCCTGGGTTAGGATACCAGAGCCGGATCATGTCCGAGTTCTCTTTTCACGACTTTGTTGACAGTTTGCGCCCCGGGCAGCTGCTGGAGCCCCTCTTTAAGGCGATCCCCGATCTTTGCTTTTTCGTGAAGGATACGGAGGGGCGCTTTGTCGCCTGTGACGATGAGTTTTGCCAGATCATGGGGGTCGATGGCTGGGGCTCGCTGGTTGGCAAAACGGACCGTGACATCCTCCCGTCGCATCTGGCGGAGGAATACATGCAGGACGATGCCCGTGTGTTGAAGTCCGGGCAACCGATGCTCGGCAAGTTGGAGCTTTCCCCCAACGACGATCTCATGCCGGACTGGCGTGAAGTCAGTAAGATCCCCCTGTTTGACCGTGCCAACCGTGTAGTCGGCATTGCCGGGGTGGCGCGGCTGATCCGTTCCGGCTCAATTGTCCAAGGCATGCCGGAGGACACTGCAGCTGCGTTACGTTACATTGCGGAGAACTTCCCGTCGGAGATCAGTGTGAGTGAAATCGCCGAGGCCGGTCATCTGTCGGTCAGCACCCTGGAGCGGCGTTTCCAGAGCTACCTAAACACCACCCCGAAGAAATACCTCAACAAGGTACGTCTCAATGCGGCTTGTCGCGAAATCCGCCTTTCCCGCAAGTCCTTCTCGGAAGTCGCCCAGGATTGCGGCTTCTACGACCAAAGCTGCCTGAGCCGGGCGTTCCGGGCCGGACTGCAGATGACCCCGAAGGACTACGCCCGACTCGTTGCGGTGAGCGGGGGTAAATGACGAAAATTTACAAAAACATGCCTATTATCACATAGCATTGACCGACCCGTTTCTGCTAATCTATGGGCATGAAGGATACCTCAAGCAATACCCGCCCCGTTACTCTCTTCACCGGCCAGTGGGCCGACATCCCGGTCCGTGAACTTTTACCCAAGGTTAAGGCGATGGGTTACGATGGCGTCGAGCTCGCCTGCTGGGGAGACCACTTCGATGTGGACCGGGCACTCGCCGACGAGGCTTACCTGAAAGACTTGTGGCAATTGCTGTCCGACAACGGCCTAACCTGTTACGCGATCTCCAACCATTTGGTCGGCCAGGCGATCTGCGACCCGATCGACGCGCGGCACAAGGCGATCCTGGCCGGTGATGTTTGGGGGGACGGCGATCCGGAAGGGGTGCGCCAGCGTGCCGCCGCTAAAATGATCGATACGGGCAATGCCTGCCGCAAATTCATGGACCTGCGTCCGGAGGCGAATCCTTTTCCCGTAGTGGTGAACGGCTTTACCGGTTCCAGTATCTGGCACGCGCTCTATGCCTTTCCGCCGACCAGTCAGGACTACCTGAACAAGGGCTACGAAGACTTCGCCAAGCGCTTCGGTCCGATCCTTGATGCCTTTGAGGCAGTCGATGTCAATTTCGCCCTGGAGGTGCACCCGACCGAGATCGCCTTCGATATCGCCAGTTCCCAGCGTGCGCTCGATGCGGTCGGCCAGCACAAGCGTTTCGGCTTCAACTACGATCCTTCGCACCTCGGGTACCAGGGGGTCGACTACGTGAAGTTCATCCGTGTGTTCAGCGACCGTATCTATCACGCCCACATGAAAGACGCCTGGTGGGGGCATGGTGATGGCACAGTCGGTGTTTTCGGCGGGCATACGGATTTTACGGACCCGCGCCGCTACTGGGACTTCCGCTCGGTGGGGCGGGGCGACATCAACTTCGAGGAGATCATCGTCGCGCTCAATGACATCGGCTATGCTGGCCCGCTATCCGTGGAATGGGAGGATGGCCGTATGGACCGGTTTCACGGGGCTGCGGAATCGGCCGCCAATGTCAGGCGATTCGATTTCCCAGTCAACAAGGTCGCCTTTGATGCGGCCTTCGACAAAGAGAACCAATAACCCGTACAGACAATGCCCCAGAGAAAATTACGCATGGGCATGGTGGGTGGAGGCCGTGATGCCTTCATCGGAGCCGTGCACCGGATGGCGGCCGCACTGGATGGTCAGATCGACCTGGTGGCCGGCGCCTTTTCCTCCAATCCCGAAAAATCCCGGGCCTCGGGAGAGGATCTGTTTCTGGATCCGTCGCGGGTCTATGGCAGCTATGAAGCGATGGCGGCGGCGGAAGCCGCGCTCCCCGAAGACCAGCGGATCGATTTCGTTTCCATCGTCACCCCGAATTTCATGCATGCCCCGGTGGCTGCCTGTTTTCTCAAGGCCGGCTTTCACGTCGTCTGTGACAAGCCGATGACCCTGACGCTGGAGGAGGCCAAGGCGCTTCAGACGGTGCAGGCCGAATCCGGAAAGATCTTTGCGCTGACGCATAACTACAGCGGCTATCCGATGGTCAAGGAAGCTCGAGAGATTGTTCGCCGCGGTGGGCTGGGGAGGATTCTCAAGGTCGTCTCCGAATATCCGCAAGGATGGTTGAGCGATAAAATAGAGGCGGAGGATCAGAAGCAGGCGGCCTGGCGCACGGATCCGCAGCGCGCAGGCGCGTCCTGTTGTGTAGGGGATATCGGCACGCATGCGGAGCAGCTGGGCCGTTATATCACCGGCCTGAAGATCGAATCGCTCTGTGCGGAGTTCACCAGTTTCGTTGACGGCCGCCTGCTTGAGGACGATGGCAACATGCTGGTCCGTTACAAGGGCGGGGCCAAAGGGGTGCTGTACGCATCGCAGATTTCGGCGGGAGAGGAAAACAACCTCAGTATCCGGATTTACGGTACGGAAGGTTCGCTGGAGTGGCATCAGGAGCATCCGAACGAACTGATCCTCAAGTCCAATTCCGCGCCGGCTCAAGTCCTTCGCCGGGGAAACGACTATCTCAGTGAGGCGGCCAAACGTTTCACACGGATTCCGGCGGGGCATCCCGAAGCCTTCCTCGAGGCCTTTGCCAATATCTACAGCGAGGCGGTGCGGGCCATCCGCGACGCGATCGATGGCACGGACGCCGGCGACTACGACTTCCCGACCATCGAGGACGGGGTCTATGGCATGGCGTTCATCGAGACGGCTGTCGCCTCGGCGGCTTCCGATAGCAAATGGACAAGTTTTATCCAGTAACGACAGACAAGATCCCTAGTAATGACACCACAAATATCAGTTCAACTCTACAGCCTGCGCGACCCGCTCAGTGCTGACTTCGAAGGTACGATCCGCAAGCTTGCCGATATGGGCTTCGCCTGCGTGGAACCGGCCGGTATGCACGGCGAGGGTCCGGCTGCGGCCGCCAAGCTCTACAAGGAGCTTGGTATCACCGCGCCGACCGCGCACTGTCCTCTACCACTCGGGGACAATAAGAACAAGGTTATCGAAACTGCTCTCGAGCTCGGGCATAAATATATCATTCCCGGGGTGCCGCCCGGTTTCCCAGATTGCATGAAGACCGTTGATGGCGTGAAGGCGACCACGGAACTCTTTTGTGAAGCCGCCGCAAACGCCGCCGAACATGGATTGTTGGTCGGTTACCATAATCACGATGCCGATATTCCGGAACTGGAAGACGGCCGCCGTGCCCATCAACTCTTCCTGGAGCTGACTCCCGAGACGGTACTGTGGGAGGCGGATATTTTCTGGGTGGCGCGCGCCGGAATCGATCCGGTTGAGTTCCTCAAGGACATCGGTCCGCGTGGCCGCGCCCTACACTTCAAGGACGGCCATGTGAATGACCGTGAGGCTGAATTTCCGTTCCTCCCGGCCGGTACCGGCGACGTGGATCTGAAGGCCGCGTCGGCCGAAGCCAAGCATGCTGAATACATTGTAGTTGAACTGGATCGTTACGACAAAGATATGATCGAAGCCGTCCAGCAAAGTTATACTTACCTGACCCAGTCCGGCATTGCCCGCGGCAACAAATAACCCCAGAAAACATATCTCTATGAAACCCCTCGGAATCGGAATTATTGGCTGCGGTAAAATTTCCCAGGCCTATTTCAATGGTGCCAAAGTCTTTGATATCCTCAAGGTCGTCGCCTGTGCCGACCTCAACCTGGAGGTGGCCAAAGCCAAGGCGGAAGAAAACGGATGCGTGGCGCAAACAGTGGAAGAACTGCTGGCCAATCCGGATGTCGAATTGATCATCAATCTGACCATTCCGGCCGCCCATGCGAAAGTCAGCACCGCGATCCTCAACGCGGGCAAGCATGTTTACTGCGAGAAGCCGCTGACTGTGACCTTGGAAGAGGCCAAGGCCCTCACCGCACTCGCGGAGGCAAAAGGACTCCGGATCGGTTGCGCGCCGGACACCTTCCTCGGTGCCGGACACCAGACCGGCCGCAAGCTGGTGGATGATGGCGTGATTGGCAGAGTTGTTTCGGGGACTGCCTTCATGATGGGGCGGGGGCCGGAAGGCTGGCACCCGAACCCTGCATTCTATTATCAGGTCGGCGGCGGCCCCGTTTTCGATATGGGGCCCTATTACCTGACTGCGTTGGTCAACCTGCTCGGGCCTGTCAAGCGGGTTGCAGCCGTGGTTTCGAAGGCTTTCGACGAGCGTATCGCAGGTTGTCCGGAACGTAAGGGGCAGAAAATCCCCGTTGAAATCCCGACGCACGCCTCGGCTACGTTGGAGTTTCATTCTGGTGCGGTGATTACGGCGGTGTTCTCTTTCGATGTC harbors:
- the mgtE gene encoding magnesium transporter, with amino-acid sequence MVEENTVTETEVAELIEKGQLKALSERLCNWADPEVADLILSLDKPHQILVYRALPRQRAADVFSHFEPEYQDEILDALTDSDTRHLLANLSPDDRTAMLEELPATVTRRLMQLLSPEDLTESRQLLGYPENSVGRMMTPDYIRLRAEWTCEHALAHIRKFGRDSEILNILYVTDGNGKLIDIVRMRRLIMAPPERVIRDMLNFNFVSLSAFDDQEVAVEMIQRYDVNALPVVDSEGVLLGIVTVDDIFDVAEEEATEDIQKGAAVAPLDMNYTAAAPSFLFRKRIGWLVILIFVNLLSAGIIAKYQDYLVNYIVLAFFMPLLIASGGNTGAQSATLMVRAIATGDLKLEKWYRAVAKEILVGLMLGGVMGVLSWLLGIYRSGVEIAMIVSISMVAIVMVANLIGVLLPFTLTKLKLDPAVASSPLITSMMDAVGLTIYFTVAVSILG
- a CDS encoding AraC family transcriptional regulator — translated: MSEFSFHDFVDSLRPGQLLEPLFKAIPDLCFFVKDTEGRFVACDDEFCQIMGVDGWGSLVGKTDRDILPSHLAEEYMQDDARVLKSGQPMLGKLELSPNDDLMPDWREVSKIPLFDRANRVVGIAGVARLIRSGSIVQGMPEDTAAALRYIAENFPSEISVSEIAEAGHLSVSTLERRFQSYLNTTPKKYLNKVRLNAACREIRLSRKSFSEVAQDCGFYDQSCLSRAFRAGLQMTPKDYARLVAVSGGK
- a CDS encoding sugar phosphate isomerase/epimerase family protein: MKDTSSNTRPVTLFTGQWADIPVRELLPKVKAMGYDGVELACWGDHFDVDRALADEAYLKDLWQLLSDNGLTCYAISNHLVGQAICDPIDARHKAILAGDVWGDGDPEGVRQRAAAKMIDTGNACRKFMDLRPEANPFPVVVNGFTGSSIWHALYAFPPTSQDYLNKGYEDFAKRFGPILDAFEAVDVNFALEVHPTEIAFDIASSQRALDAVGQHKRFGFNYDPSHLGYQGVDYVKFIRVFSDRIYHAHMKDAWWGHGDGTVGVFGGHTDFTDPRRYWDFRSVGRGDINFEEIIVALNDIGYAGPLSVEWEDGRMDRFHGAAESAANVRRFDFPVNKVAFDAAFDKENQ
- a CDS encoding Gfo/Idh/MocA family protein, which gives rise to MPQRKLRMGMVGGGRDAFIGAVHRMAAALDGQIDLVAGAFSSNPEKSRASGEDLFLDPSRVYGSYEAMAAAEAALPEDQRIDFVSIVTPNFMHAPVAACFLKAGFHVVCDKPMTLTLEEAKALQTVQAESGKIFALTHNYSGYPMVKEAREIVRRGGLGRILKVVSEYPQGWLSDKIEAEDQKQAAWRTDPQRAGASCCVGDIGTHAEQLGRYITGLKIESLCAEFTSFVDGRLLEDDGNMLVRYKGGAKGVLYASQISAGEENNLSIRIYGTEGSLEWHQEHPNELILKSNSAPAQVLRRGNDYLSEAAKRFTRIPAGHPEAFLEAFANIYSEAVRAIRDAIDGTDAGDYDFPTIEDGVYGMAFIETAVASAASDSKWTSFIQ
- a CDS encoding sugar phosphate isomerase/epimerase family protein; the encoded protein is MTPQISVQLYSLRDPLSADFEGTIRKLADMGFACVEPAGMHGEGPAAAAKLYKELGITAPTAHCPLPLGDNKNKVIETALELGHKYIIPGVPPGFPDCMKTVDGVKATTELFCEAAANAAEHGLLVGYHNHDADIPELEDGRRAHQLFLELTPETVLWEADIFWVARAGIDPVEFLKDIGPRGRALHFKDGHVNDREAEFPFLPAGTGDVDLKAASAEAKHAEYIVVELDRYDKDMIEAVQQSYTYLTQSGIARGNK
- a CDS encoding Gfo/Idh/MocA family protein, coding for MKPLGIGIIGCGKISQAYFNGAKVFDILKVVACADLNLEVAKAKAEENGCVAQTVEELLANPDVELIINLTIPAAHAKVSTAILNAGKHVYCEKPLTVTLEEAKALTALAEAKGLRIGCAPDTFLGAGHQTGRKLVDDGVIGRVVSGTAFMMGRGPEGWHPNPAFYYQVGGGPVFDMGPYYLTALVNLLGPVKRVAAVVSKAFDERIAGCPERKGQKIPVEIPTHASATLEFHSGAVITAVFSFDVCAHKHSRIELYGTEGSMSLPDPNTFGGPISIYDPKLKPEGSDKPDWLEHALEFPYETNMRSIGAADMAYAIREGRPHRASGELAYHVMELMHSFEKSSLSGEHVTIESKPERPEPFPVGLVEGKLAL